The Microplitis demolitor isolate Queensland-Clemson2020A chromosome 8, iyMicDemo2.1a, whole genome shotgun sequence genome has a segment encoding these proteins:
- the LOC103573291 gene encoding uncharacterized protein LOC103573291 — protein sequence MNSMQAEKRLAILYSAAATLSVISFICIITTWQYWAWTLDSCFETDCNCIFYGVNAFSKLRGGDAKICHFATYAIIPSILFSIGFGIYHGYRTCINKKLGDPKIIARRSVNYSSNEIDGNIVVVTPRSRSPCKHWMPPSFLAALITCLSLTHAIVITDGYYKTCEQYKKRIIHVLGSAAREAMAVHNRLSCSAIFDYMDYIEPDSNNWRRGDEMNTGLALLFAITTIWLSCIIWIIIFIINFVMARQRHNNSGENIYCC from the exons atgaatagtaTGCAAGCTGAGAAACGTCTGGCAATTTTATATTCTGCAGCTGCAACACTTTCagtaatatcatttatttgtattataacTACCTGGCAATACTGGGCATGGACCTTGGACAGTTGTTTTGAAACGGACtgtaattgtattttttatggtGTTAATGCGTTTAGCAAACTAAGAGGTGGCGATGctaaaatttgtcattttgCAACTTATGCCATTATTCCATCGATTTTATTCAGTATTGGATTTGGTATCTATCATGGTTACAGAAcgtgtattaataaaaaactaggTGATCCTAAAATAATTGCTAGAAGATCAGTCAACTATAGCag TAATGAAATAGACGGAAATATTGTAGTCGTAACTCCTAGGAGCCGATCCCCGTGCAAACATTGGATGCCACCTAGCTTCTTAGCTGCATTGATCACATGTCTATCCCTTACCCACGCTATCGTTATTACAGACGGTTATTACAAGACCTGTGAACAATATAAAAAGAGAATTATCCATGTTTTGGGATCCGCAGCTCGTGAAGCCATG GCAGTTCATAATCGTCTGAGTTGTAGCGCAATATTTGATTACATGGATTACATTGAGCCAGATTCAAATAACTGGAGAAGAGGCGATGAAATGAATACTGGATTAGCATTACTATTTGCAATCACCACAATATGGTTGAGTTGTATTAtatggattattatttttataataaattttgttatggCTCGACAGAGGCACAACAATTccggtgaaaatatttattgctgttaa
- the LOC103573289 gene encoding mitochondrial import inner membrane translocase subunit Tim23 isoform X1 has translation MIGFSNNNKNSSPSTSELANDDLNTPISSSQRITPYSPYLNFDPSYLPTSQPEFITPTGLTTSDGPGVRRGRFELAFGQIGSACIIGAGIGGTRGLIRGLKATTLAGQTGKLRRTQLINHVMKNGASVANSLGTIAVVYSGLGVAMQELRDRDDALNTIISATATGMLLKSTAGVPKCLMGGAVGLTLSTIYCLWSKWDSLSDIMQDYNMNPASK, from the exons atgataggatttagtaataataataaaaattcatcacCATCAACATCCGAACTCGCCAATGACGACCTCAATACTCCTA tatcatCATCACAACGTATAACTCCGTATAGTCCGTATTTAAACTTTGATCCGTCGTATTTACCAACAAGCCAACCAGAATTTATAACACCCACAGGACTCACTACGTCTGATGGACCAGGAGTCCGTAGAGGACGATTCGAATTAGCTTTCGGTCAAATCGGTTCTGCTTGTATTATAGGTGCTGGTATTGGAGGTACGAGAGGACTTATTCGAGGTCTCAAGGCGACGACATTGGCTGGACAAACAGGAAAACTCAGAAGGACCCA ATTAATTAATCATGTTATGAAAAATGGTGCATCAGTAGCAAATTCACTTGGAACGATTGCTGTAGTATATAGTGGTCTTGGTGTAGCAATGCAAGAACTCCGAGATCGTGATGATGCgttaaatacaattatttcgGCTACTGCTACTGGAATGTTGTTAAAATCAACTG cTGGTGTTCCAAAATGTTTAATGGGTGGCGCTGTAGGACTTACATTATCAACAATTTACTGCTTATGGAGCAAATGGGATTCTTTATCTGATATTATGCAAGATTACAACATGAATCCAGC aTCCAAATGA
- the LOC103573289 gene encoding mitochondrial import inner membrane translocase subunit Tim23 isoform X2: protein MIGFSNNNKNSSPSTSELANDDLNTPISSSQRITPYSPYLNFDPSYLPTSQPEFITPTGLTTSDGPGVRRGRFELAFGQIGSACIIGAGIGGTRGLIRGLKATTLAGQTGKLRRTQLINHVMKNGASVANSLGTIAVVYSGLGVAMQELRDRDDALNTIISATATGMLLKSTAGVPKCLMGGAVGLTLSTIYCLWSKWDSLSDIMQDYNMNPA, encoded by the exons atgataggatttagtaataataataaaaattcatcacCATCAACATCCGAACTCGCCAATGACGACCTCAATACTCCTA tatcatCATCACAACGTATAACTCCGTATAGTCCGTATTTAAACTTTGATCCGTCGTATTTACCAACAAGCCAACCAGAATTTATAACACCCACAGGACTCACTACGTCTGATGGACCAGGAGTCCGTAGAGGACGATTCGAATTAGCTTTCGGTCAAATCGGTTCTGCTTGTATTATAGGTGCTGGTATTGGAGGTACGAGAGGACTTATTCGAGGTCTCAAGGCGACGACATTGGCTGGACAAACAGGAAAACTCAGAAGGACCCA ATTAATTAATCATGTTATGAAAAATGGTGCATCAGTAGCAAATTCACTTGGAACGATTGCTGTAGTATATAGTGGTCTTGGTGTAGCAATGCAAGAACTCCGAGATCGTGATGATGCgttaaatacaattatttcgGCTACTGCTACTGGAATGTTGTTAAAATCAACTG cTGGTGTTCCAAAATGTTTAATGGGTGGCGCTGTAGGACTTACATTATCAACAATTTACTGCTTATGGAGCAAATGGGATTCTTTATCTGATATTATGCAAGATTACAACATGAATCCAGCGTAA
- the LOC103573288 gene encoding pre-mRNA-processing factor 39 produces the protein MSSMSGDENELTENESVRRTRSGRALKTPVKKTPIKKPVTRTTRARGKAALETEVVEECTIVVEEVEDDSVPENGMQELQQVVIEANEESASSAPFEECEEITDVQEETQYDQLDQETQGVPELEAPPPPVVSNKTPSAPISSTLRVKESSQMMDDESNVITLEDNSVDNELQAQDSNLGDEGMNGGHVVGNQVIEISEITNETEPAEAMEEDTDVTIQEQTDELMEVNDTVQEVETIDDAGDDDEKLQEKTDNSQAESEQEVQEIEPAQVLEESEKKEPDTEAVSEDEFPTEAAAKEPETEAVSDEELPAAPPADLGETESVSEDELPPDSEKKRKAAAKASEKSTEKKAKLEAGTKRKLNAEGEYDPSSPTSETNEETPAKKAALATDTETEGKPETAPPSPKKKTLPELDKYWKAVNEDPSDFTGWTYLLQYVDQENDAEAAREAYSKFLERYPYCYGYWRKYADYEKKKGDPDNVQTVFDNGLKAISLSVDLWLHYINHCKSMYEENEEKMRPEYERAIEACGLEFRSDRLWESYIKWELEGKRFNRVTALYDRLLCTPTLGYMTHFETFQEFVSCHSPNRILSVDDFLALRAEVKAMLKADETPAAAPTDDAPPGEELPPHEAPPTDEETRAIREKIISSRRKMHKANVNAVAARWAFEEGIKRPYFHVKPLERCQLKNWKEYLDFEIEQKDENRIIILFERCLIACALYDEFWLRFIRYLESLKGDNFEKIRDVYVRACEIHHPKKPNLHLQWATFEEGRGNFDKAASILENIDNVIPNMLQIAYRRINLERRRGDLDRACTLYESYISNSKNRTIANNIVVKYARFLCKFKNDIDKAVKVLLKAADKDKENPRLYLQLIDLGLQRNPVDTKEIIGYMDMFIEREHVDLEQRVLFAQRKVEFLEDFSSDINEVLQAHEQFQQCIKQAKERKKSKNDDNKVDSSPPKKIKTTDPSSAPPPPSANTQSTYQYSSGTSGTYPSQQQFQSGQYANQSGYQQSYQQYPPPSDPNYANYQNWQYSQSGPQAYGPYNQWGSYNYY, from the exons atgtcttcGATGAGCGGTGACGAGAATGAATTAACAGAAAATGAATCAG ttagAAGAACAAGATCCGGACGTGCGTTAAAAACCCCAGTTAAAAAGACGCCTATCAAAAAACCTGTGACTAGAACAACGCGGGCTCGCGGCAAAGCTGCCTTAGAAACAGAAGTTGttgag GAATGTACAATAGTAGTTGAGGAAGTGGAAGACGACTCTGTCCCCGAAAATGGAATGCAGGAATTGCAACAAGTTGTAATTGAAGCGAACGAAGAAAGTGCATCGTCAGCACCTTTTGAAGAGTGTGAAGAAATAACTGACGTACAGGAAGAAACACAATACGATCAATTAGATCAAGAAACTCAGGGTGTGCCGGAGTTAGAAGCACCACCACCCCCAGTTGTCAGCAATAAAACACCTTCGGCTCCTATTTCATCTACTCTTCGAGTAAAAGAATCCTCACAGATGATG gatGATGAAAGTAACGTAATTACACTGGAAGACAACAGCGTTGACAATGAACTTCAGGCACAAGACAGTAATCTTGGTGATGAAGGTATGAATGGCGGCCATGTAGTTGGAAATCAAGTGATTGAGATTAGCGAGATAACGAATGAAACGGAACCAGCAGAAGCTATGGAAGAGGATACAGATGTTACTATTCAAGAGCAAACTGATGAGCTTATGGAAGTTAATGACACAGTGCAAGAAGTTGAGACGATTGATGATgctggtgatgatgatgaaaagtTGCAAGAAAAAACTGATAATTCTCAAGCAGAAAGTGAACAAGAGGTTCAAGAAATAGAACCAGCTCAAGTTCTGGAAGAAAGTGAAAAGAAGGAACCTGATACTGAGGCTGTGTCAGAAGATGAATTTCCTACGGAAGCTGCTGCTAAg gaaCCAGAGACTGAAGCAGTTTCTGATGAAGAATTACCAGCAGCACCACCAGCAGATCTAGGTGAAACAGAATCTGTATCCGAGGATGAACTGCCACCGGACAGTGAGAAAAAACGAAAAGCTGCTGCTAAAGCGTCTGAGAAATCAACTGAGAAAAAAGCAAAATTAGAAGCTGGTA ctaaaagaaaattgaatgcTGAAGGTGAATATGACCCCAGCTCACCTACCTCAGAAACCAATGAAGAAACTCCGGCAAAAAAAGCAGCTCTGGCCACTGATACCGAGACTGAAGGAAAGCCAGAGACTGCTCCACCTTCACCCAAGAAAAAAACTCTTCCTGAGTTGGACAAATATTGGAAAGCAGTAAATGAAGACCCTTCCGATTTTACGGGATGGACATATCTACTCCAATATGTTGACCAAgaa AATGACGCCGAGGCAGCTCGTGAGgcctatagtaaatttttggAACGCTATCCCTATTGCTACGGATATTGGCGCAAGTATGCCGATTATGAGAAGAAAAAGGGCGATCCCGACAACGTACAGACG GTATTCGACAATGGTTTGAAAGCTATTTCTCTCAGTGTTGACTTATGGCTTCATTACATCAATCACTGTAAGAGTATGTACGAAGAAAATGAGGAAAAAATGCGTCCAGAATATGAGAGGGCCATCGAGGCTTGCGGTTTGGAGTTCag atCCGATCGTTTATGGGAAAGTTATATCAAATGGGAGCTTGAAGGAAAACGATTTAACAGAGTGACAGCTCTCTATGATCGGCTACTTTGTACACCAACACTCGGTTACATGACGCACTTCGAAACATTTCAAGAATTTGTATCATGTCACAGTCCTAATCGTATTTTAAGTGTAGATGATTTTCTAGCATTACGAGCTGAAGTTAAAGCCATGCTTAAAGCTGATGAGACACCTGCAGCCGCACCAACAGATGATGCACCTCCTGGTGAAGAGTTACCTCCTCATGAAGCGCCGCCGACTGACGAAGAGACACGTGCCAttcgtgaaaaaataataagctcCCGACGTAAAATGCACAAAGCTAATGTGAACGCTGTTGCTGCTCGTTGGGCATTTGAAGAAGGTATTAAAAGACCTTATTTCCATGTCAAGCCATTAGAGCGTtgtcaattgaaaaattggaaAGAATATCTCGATTTTGAAATCGAACAAAAAGATGAAAAccgcattattattttatttgaacgTTGTTTAATTGCTTGTGCGCTGTACGATGAATTTTGGTTGCGGTTTATTCGTTACTTGGAATCTTTAAAAGgtgataattttgaaaaaataaggGATGTTTATGTACGCGCTTGCGAAATTCATCATCCGAAAAAACCAAATCTTCATCTCCAGTGGGCAACATTTGAAGAGGGAAGAGGAAATTTTGATAAAGCTGCTAGCATTcttgaaaatattgacaatGTTATACCTAACATGCTACAAATAGCTTACCGTCGTATTAATCTTGAACGTCGTCGTGGTGACTTAGATAGAGCATGTACACTTTATGAAAGTTATATTAGTAACAGCAAAAATAGAACAATAGCTAATAATATTGTGGTAAAATACGCGAGGtttctttgtaaatttaaaaatgacattgaCAAAGCCGTTAAAGTTTTACTTAAAGCCGcagataaagataaagaaaatCCTCGGCTCTATCTTCAATTAATTGACTTGGGATTGCAGAGAAATCCAGTCGATACTAAAGAGATTATCGGGTACATGGACATGTTCATTGAACGAGAGCATGTAGATCTTGAACAAAGGGTTCTCTTTGCTCAACGAAAAGTAGAATTTCTTGAAGATTTTAGCTCTGACATCAACGAAGTACTCCAAGCTCATGAACAATTCCAGCAGTGCATAAAACAAGCTAAAGAACGTAAGAAGTCAAAGAACGATGACAACAAAGT cgATTCTTCGCCGccgaagaaaataaaaacgacTGACCCATCAAGTGCACCACCACCACCTTCTGCCAACACTCAATCAACTTATCAATACAGCAGTGGAACAAGTGGAACTTATCCATCACAACAACAATTCCAAAGTGGACAATATGCCAATCAAAGTGGATATCAACAAAGTTATCAGCAATATCCACCTCCGTCAGATCCAAACTACGCGAATTATCAAAATTGGCAGTACAGTCAAAGTGGACCGCAGGCTTACGGGCCATATAATCAGTGGGGTTCTTACAATTACTACTAA
- the LOC103573287 gene encoding uncharacterized protein LOC103573287 yields the protein MRKKMAGTSIIFDFKKLTISLFCSIFIVQTIATIPINVSPQSISDLLIQSALNSLNQDSPTRHTYKSGNLINAQKLTQPPYIVYRLTLNLETDCKDSSCPREVCAIDIKQHELGVIEAESKSKQCMYLYPQSKQNVNQVSPDSMQDLQEHEIVDSLDKQTNDSVKLYHEDQDIIDQNDKPFIAVRASHYCPGCPYELNPTLPGLEAFGELAAVSLDQSSTEDFKYRVVSIVRVTRSIPPGSDVVRYELLLEMGQTNCLRTGNNPRAQCTLQTSQPVMLCLVMFDERPWLTNSRRLIRNNCTESRDQMSYMNGNDRSHLVGESLTNNGQSQQGEELKSTIYNQAAERGQVKSYKNLADELLVVPISTSESGNHNEDESTLTEPPFTKTVLKKDDVEKKPIRGFADKLREFDEFLKDFDIPEKKIGQSEPTNYGTEVTEEIIRPQKVETEIMKENQEPNVKISRKKRSLRTEINPMLSLAQTAVDHLDDVDTDDNKRVVVKVLDSKKEEKANKNFYSITVMVGMTNCHEKKHDELEDCVTKSNNPLKICRLHVVTGKENSFKNAKVLDAQCFDKKEKRFKRDHESPILGGVTQKSVDELEIKEFVKQGLKKYSSGYQGTNEPIVVNVVNASHQVVAGSLYKILVNLGESNCPKGQYAETCLLAENSPIKECLITAWSRPWLQENALDIKINCDEKNRKKRSLKGAGYSTKMMKLAQELKNERAFESFQKTYNRVYTSDEEKAARFKIFKMNMIIAETLQEYEEGTALYGPTMFADMTSNEFRRYLGLRPDLRSENQIPYPMAKIPDVELPKEYDWRHYNVVTPVKDQGSCGSCWAFSVTGNVEGQYAIKHNKLLSLSEQELVDCDKLDEGCNGGLQENAYRALEEMGGLELEDDYPYDGEDEKCHFKKNKAVVSVVSAVNITSNETQMAQWLVKNGPMAIGINANAMQFYMGGVSHPFKFLCSKDNLDHGVLIVGYGVHTYPIFKKTMPYWIVKNSWGTGWGEQGYYRVYRGDGTCGLNTDVSSAIVA from the exons ATGAGGAAAAAAATGGCTGGTACCAGCATAAtttttgactttaaaaaattaacgatatCATTGTTTTgttcaatatttattgtacAGACAATTGCAACAATACCGATAAATGTATCACCACAGAGTATATctgatttattaatacaaaGTGCTTTAAATTCTCTCAATCAAGACTCACCAACACGGCATACTTACAAAAGTGGAAATCTTATAAATGCACAGAAACTG acaCAACCGCCATACATAGTTTATCGTTTGACATTGAATTTAGAGACGGATTGTAAAGATTCATCGTGTCCACGTGAAGTGTGTGCTATTGATATCAAGCAGCATGAACTTGGTGTTATCGAAGCTGAAAGTAAATCCAAGCAATGTATGTATTTGTATCCCCAATCAAAACAAAATGTTAATCAAGTTTCACCAGATAGTATGCAGGATCTTCAAGAGCACGAGATTGTCGACAGTTTGGATAAGCAAACTAATGATAGTGTGAAACTTTATCATGAGGATCAAGACATCATTGATCAGAATGACAAACCTTTTATAGCAGTAAGAGCATCTCATTACTGTCCTGGTTGTCCTTACGAGCTTAATCCAACTCTGCCAGGTCTTGAAGCCTTTGGAGAACTTGCTGCTGTATCTTTAGATCAGTCAAGTACTGAGGATTTTAAATACCGAGTCGTCAGTATTGTAAGAGTAACTCGTTCTATTCCACCGGGGTCTGATGTCGTTCGCTACGAGCTACTGCTGGAAATGGGACAGACAAATTGTCTTAGAACAGGAAATAATCCACGCGCACAATGTACTCTTCAGACAAGTCAACCGGTTATGTTGTGTCTTGTGATGTTTGATGAACGTCCGTGGCTTACTAATAGCCGTCGATTGATTCGTAATAATTGTACAGAGTCTCGTGATCAAATGAGTTATATGAATGGCAATGATCGATCACATTTAGTTGGAGAATCCTTGACTAATAATGGCCAGAGCCAACAAGGTGAGGAACTTAAGTCTACTATTTATAATCAAGCTGCTGAAAGAGGTCAGGTAAAGTCTTATAAAAACCTTGCTGATGAATTATTAGTGGTACCGATATCAACATCTGAATCGGGTAATCACAATGAAGATGAGTCGACACTTACGGAACCTCCTTTTACTAAGACTGTTTTGAAGAAAGATGATGTCGAAAAAAAACCTATCAGGGGATTTGCTGATAAATTAAGAgaatttgatgaatttttgaaGGACTTTGATATTCCTGAAAAAAAGATTGGACAATCTGAACCGACAAATTATGGAACTGAAGTTACTGAAGAAATAATTCGTCCTCAAAAAGTAGAAACTGAGATTATGAAAGAGAATCAAGAGCCCAATGTAAAGATTTCACGTAAAAAAAGATCCTTGAGAACAGAAATAAACCCTATGTTGAGTTTAGCCCAGACAGCTGTTGATCATCTTGATGATGTTGATACGGATGATAATAAACGAGTGGTAGTTAAGGTTTTGGAttcaaaaaaagaagaaaaagctaataaaaatttttattctatcacAGTTATGGTTGGAATGACAaattgtcatgaaaaaaaacatgatGAACTTGAAGATTGTGTTACTAAATCTAATAACCCATTGAAAATATGCAGACTCCATGTAGTTACCGGAAAAGAGAATTCTTTCAAGAATGCTAAAGTTTTGGATGCTCAGTGCTTtgacaaaaaagaaaaaagattcAAGAGAGATCATGAAAGTCCCATTCTGGGAGGTGTAACTCAGAAATCGGTTGATGAACTAGAGATAAAAGAATTTGTAAAGCAaggtttgaaaaaatactCATCTGGTTACCAAGGTACTAATGAACCGATTGTTGTGAACGTCGTTAATGCATCTCATCAAGTTGTTGCTGGATCACTGTACAAAATTCTTGTTAATTTGGGCGAGAGCAATTGTCCTAAAGGTCAATACGCCGAAACATGTTTACTGGCTGAGAACAGTCCAATCAAAGAGTGTTTAATTACTGCCTGGTCAAGACCTTGGTTACAAGAAAATGCACtggacattaaaataaattgcgaCGAAAAAAATCGTAAGAAACGGTCGCTCAAAGGTGCAGGTTATTCGACCAAGATGATGAAATTGGctcaagaattaaaaaacgaGCGGGCTTTTGAATCTTTTCAAAAAACATACAATCGTGTCTATACTTCAGATGAAGAAAAAGCGGcgcgttttaaaatttttaaaatgaacatGATAATTGCTGAGACACTGCAAGAATATGAAGAAGGTACTGCTTTATATGGACCAACGATGTTCGCTGACATGACATCTAATGAATTTCGTCGGTACCTGGGTTTAAGACCAGATTTGAGGTCAGAAAATCAAATTCCGTACCCGATGGCAAAGATTCCTGATGTCGAGTTACCTAAAGAGTACGACTGGCGACACTACAACGTTGTAACGCCAGTTAAAGATCAAGGTTCATGTGGGTCATGCTGGGCCTTCTCTGTAACTGGTAACGTTGAAGGACAGTATGCtattaaacataataaacTGTTGTCACTGTCTGAACAAGAGCTAGTGGATTGTGATAAGCTTGATGAAGGATGCAATGGAGGACTACAAGAAAATGCTTATCGTGCACTTGAAGAAATGGGCGGGCTTGAGTTAGAAGATGACTATCCTTATGACGGTGAAGATGAAAAATGTCATTTCAAAAAGAACAAAGCTGTTGTCAGTGTTGTTTCGGCAGTTAACATTACCTCAAATGAAACTCAAATGGCCCAGTGGTTGGTCAAAAATGGGCCCATGGCTATCGGTATCAATGCTAATGCGATGCAATTTTATATGGGAGGAGTATCACAtccttttaaatttctttgtaGTAAAGATAATCTTGACCATGGTGTCCTTATCGTCGGTTACGGAGTTCACA ctTACCCCATATTCAAGAAGACAATGCCCTATTGGATAGTTAAAAACAGTTGGGGAACTGGTTGGGGTGAACAAGGATACTATAGAGTTTATCGAGGTGATGGAACCTGTGGTCTCAATACTGATGTCTCGAGTGCTATAGTTGCTTGa